A window of Periplaneta americana isolate PAMFEO1 chromosome 7, P.americana_PAMFEO1_priV1, whole genome shotgun sequence contains these coding sequences:
- the LOC138702776 gene encoding uncharacterized protein produces MPFKWKPTENPRKKVDPGVMKAAVKCVLDDNVSIRAAAVEYEVDRKTLGRYVSKVKEGNETAFKADHNSSQIFSSEEENDLEKYLLTAARLNYGLTPKELRRFAYEYAVARGKPIGDNWKKNNQASYDWERGFMHRHPRLSLRNPQGKSLGRGTAFNPTSVGEFFQNLRSVYHTNKFGPESIYNLDETGVTNVQKPGKVIAPKGEKQVSKMTSAERGTLVTLCCAVSATGNAVPPFFVYPRQRLNDKMIDGAPVGSCAGVSPSGWMAGETFVHYWEHFIKHTKCSKERPVLVILDNHESHVTPQTLQIAKDNGITLITLPPHTSHKTQPLDRTVFGPFKTVYNQAIDDFMTTHPGETATIYQIPKFVGNAFPVSFTPANIISGFKCTGIWPFDSTIFNSTDFMSSYVTYRPSPASEDAAAISKEPHPTLITQRSCSGISPEQVRPFPKAGPKKSKNGRKRVVSRVLTDTPVKAAIEKEYEERVNRKRNQATLPSKTIRKIFPNDCEDSVSIEKERKKRRESHFTPTADEDEASENITDDDDCEEVNNEDWGVMSAKSGDFVLVKFCTKSTACHYVGKVIQIREYECKVKFMRRYRFGSDCFVYPDVEDTSYVPFEDMKILPKPVFQDGTERMSSKLRFSVEDLAENSYFAGFKFRLGRWRGLCEENGGMYA; encoded by the exons aTGCCTTTCAAGTGGAAACCTACTGAAAATCCAAGGAAGAAAGTAGATCCAGGAGTAATGAAAGCTGCTGTAAAGTGTGTCCTCGATGATAATGTGAGCATTCGAGCAGCTGCAGTTGAATATGAAGTTGATAGGAAGACTTTAGGGAGGTATGTTTCTAAAGTAAAGGAAGGAAATGAAACAGCTTTCAAGGCAGACCACAACAGCTCTCAGATTTTTAGTTCAGAAGAGGAAAATGATTTAGAAAAGTACCTTCTAACAGCAGCTAGGTTGAATTATGGTCTTACTCCTAAAGAGTTGCGAAGATTTGCTTATGAATATGCAGTCGCTAGAGGTAAACCAATCGGTGATAATTGGAAGAAAAACAATCAAGCCAGTTATGATTGGGAGAGAGGATTCATGCATCGTCACCCAAGACTGTCACTGCGGAATCCCCAGGGAAAAAGTCTAGGGAGAGGGACAGCCTTTAACCCAACAAGTGTAGGCGAGTTCTTCCAGAATCTTCGTTCTGTGTATCACACCAATAAATTTGGCCCAGAATCAATTTACAATCTGGATGAAACTGGGGTAACAAATGTACAGAAACCTGGCAAGGTAATTGCACCAAAAGGGGAAAAACAGGTCTCAAAAATGACATCCGCTGAGAGGGGGACACTTGTTACACTTTGCTGTGCAGTAAGTGCAACAGGAAATGCTGTTCCACCATTCTTTGTCTATCCAAGACAGAGATTAAATGATAAAATGATTGATGGTGCTCCTGTGGGTTCTTGTGCTGGTGTTAGTCCAAGTGGGTGGATGGCTGGAGAGACCTTTGTTCATTACTGGGAACACTTTATCAAACACACAAAGTGCTCTAAAGAACGTCCTGTGCTTGTCATCTTAGACAACCATGAATCTCACGTAACACCACAGACACTTCAGATCGCTAAGGACAATGGTATCACACTAATAACATTGCCACCCCACACAAGCCATAAAACTCAACCACTTGATAGAACTGTATTTGGGCCCTTCAAAACTGTTTACAATCAAGCTATTGATGACTTCATGACCACTCATCCAGGAGAGACTGCAACTATCTACCAGATCCCAAAATTTGTTGGAAATGCATTTCCTGTTTCTTTCACTCCTGCCAATATAATCAGTGGCTTTAAATGCACTGGGATCTGGCCATTTGATTCCACTATTTTCAATTCTACTGATTTTATGAGCTCATATGTAACTTATCGACCAAGTCCTGCCAGTGAAGATGCAGCAGCCATAAGCAAAGAACCCCATCCAACACTGATTACCCAGCGAAGTTGTAGTGGAATTTCACCAGAACAAGTAAGACCTTTCCCGAAAGCTGGtccaaagaaaagtaaaaatggcCGCAAAAGGGTTGTTAGTCGTGTGTTGACAGACACACCTGTCAAAGCAGCTATTGAGAAAGAGTACGAAGAACGCGTCAATAGGAAGAGAAATCAGGCTACCCTTCCTTCCAaaactattaggaaaatatttcctaATGACTGTGAGGACTCTGTATCAATTGAAAAGgagaggaaaaagagaagagaatcTCATTTTACTCCTACGGCTGATGAGGACGAGGCTTCTGAAAATATAACTGATGATGACGACTGCGAGGAGGTGAATAATGAAGATTGGGGAGTGATGTCTGCTAAAAGTGGTGATTTCGTCTTGGTTAAGTTCTGCACCAAGTCGACAGCATGCCATTATGTTGGAAAAGTTATACAGATCAGAGAATATGAGTGTAAAGTGAAATTCATGCGGCGCTACCGATTCGGGTCAGACTGCTTCGTGTATCCTGATGTTGAAGACACTAGTTATGTGCCATTTGAAGATATGAAAATTCTTCCAAAACCAGTTTTTCAAGATGGAACTGAAAGAATGTCTTCAAAACTTAGGTTCTCA gtggaagatttggcggagaattcttatTTCGCGGGCTTCAAATTtcgattgggtcgttggaggggcttgtgtgaggaaaatggagggatgtatgcatag